In the genome of Candidatus Omnitrophota bacterium, the window CCGAAGTCCGGGTCAGGGCTGACACCAGCGGCACAACCGGCTGGGACCCCGCCGAGCCCGTACATGCTATTAATAAACGCCGTCCCATCAGGAGCTGGATACGCCTGGTACACCGAGCGGTACATTTCCAGCGAGGAGAGCAGCGCGCGCATGTTGCCGATGGCGGCTGACTCATTCGCCGTGGTGCGTCCACGCAACACGTTGGGAATCGCGATCGCGGCCAATAAGGCGATGATAGCCACCACGATCATGATCTCAACGAGCGTGAACCCTGCTTTGGTTGCTCGTCTCATCGTGATCTCCTTGTTATTTCCCACACAATAAACAATGATAACCCGCCTTCTCTAACTTTCTCAATCACCCATCACTGAATCACTCAATCACTCTCTTGTCCCCGGAACACCTCCTTCCTTAAAATAAACAAGCCACTGCCGCTAGGCAATGGCCTCAAATCGCTTCCCAGCGGCAACCCAGCTACCCTGTGAACTACAGTGATGAAGTGATTGAGTGAGTAAGTGATTCAGCAGATCCTCTC includes:
- a CDS encoding prepilin-type N-terminal cleavage/methylation domain-containing protein — translated: MRRATKAGFTLVEIMIVVAIIALLAAIAIPNVLRGRTTANESAAIGNMRALLSSLEMYRSVYQAYPAPDGTAFINSMYGLGGVPAGCAAGVSPDPDFGPPSFCRVLTNAVVQGYLYTFTGVNGLTYQLGAVPQSASTGSRSFVVTEAGLIYHCSGIVAPDPTLAGAATIDQAPKAACP